The region CTACCATTTAAATGTAGTTTGTGATGTGTAATACTTTCTCAAATTCCCCAAAGTTCAATAGTTGTAGTATTGCATCCCCTTTGCGCCAGATTTTGTCACAGattcatattttgtgtttgttgagaTTGCAAAAGGGCTTTGGGGCCATCTCATATCATGAAGCCTTTCCCTTCCTGATATGAAAAGCATAATCCTTTCAGTCctttttattataaatatttgcaTATATATCTGCAGTCTGTCTTGATTCATTGTAAGATGTGAAACATAAACACTACAACCTCATTCCCACACTCCTTGGAGATTTGtatgctccaaaaaaaaaaaagaaaaatactatAAAAGCGAAAGACAGGGTGATTTTCTTTTGTACCAATCCAGCTTTTCTCATGTTCACTAGAAACCGAGTAAAGCCCTGTAGAGCTACATAAAGCTTAAGGGGCTGTGATACTAAGCAGAGATAACGTCATCGTGTTGCTTAACTGACCATTCAGCTGAGTGTGGTGAGGAGGCAGGGCCCTGCACCGACAGGTAAAAGAGCCGTGTGCCGTAATGGACagcaaaactttaaaactgtcaTCACTCAGGTAAAATTAATTCTGTAAACTACCTGTGAATCTTAGAAAACATAAGTTGACTATTATAAATCATAATTATTAATAGATTAGAATTAGATCAGAAATGGAAGGTTTGATGTTACGGTGTGTCCATCGAATTGTGTGATTCTCTATCGATCGCCAGATTTAGGTCAGGGGAAAGGGTCACTACAGCACAGATGTTGCAGCAGTGGATTCAGTGCGTTTGCTTTACAGCCTTTCAGTAGGGCAGATGTTTGCTCTCAGAGGGGCTTGAAGCCAGGCGTGCTGGTTGTGGGATGATCTCACTTCTCACTACTGCTGACAGCAAAGCCAGCTTAATTCGACAAAGGCAAACAGAATTTCTGTGTGTAAGCTCTGAATGTGGTGCTAAAGTCAGTTATATTCTGTTAAATTTCAAACATGTTGATTTTGACTCACTGAGGGTTTGTGTGAGcttccttttctgtttgtcagatgATGTGAATCAGATAAAGAGGTGGCAAAGATTCAGGTGATCTCACACTACGGCTACggttgctgcagcagctgcctcGTTTTGCTAACCTACGAGAAACAGGAGGAATGAGAGGCTAaggaagcacagagaggaggggtggagcCGTTCCAGGCAGCatgcaaactgctgctgtttgaccaTTACATCATAGCTTCACACGCTGCGCCTGCTGTTCATTCATGATCTAACAGTTGTGCTtgtgcctcctcctccttttcctactcctcctcctcctgcaggtgaCGTGTCTCCGATCAGTATGTCACCCATCAGCCAGTCACAGTTCATCCCGCTGGGGGAGATCTTGTGTCTGGCCATCTCTGCTATGAACTCTGCCCACAAGCCTGTCAACCAGGAGGCTCTGGTGGAGCACCTCACTGCCAGCTTCCCAGGTACAATCCTCTTACCTCGTTCCTAAAATGGGACTGCACTAAAAGCATgcagaaactgttttttaaaatacattggTTACCTTCGTTTTCTAATTTGTTGCCTGTTAACAGCATTTTTATTAATCATCCCTTTACAAAATTCACTGAGCAAAAGATTCAGACACTtttaagttttatattttaaatacatctACTATAGAGGCCAGGTTCAAAGAGCAGAATAAAGATCTAAGTAGCCTTTAAACATCTATTGATCTCACTTAATCGGTTCCTGACACATTTCAAAGATTAATTAAGaactgagatatttcagtgctTAAAACAGCATCAGTATGCTTCAGCAGGAATAGAGCGGAAATGATTAGTCAAATAGGCAATTAGTCgatcgacagaaaattaactggcaaatattttgataatcgaCAAAATCGTTTTGtcgtttttcaagcaaaaatgcctcTCAAATACAAGagtttgatgcttttctttgtcatgtgtCATTGTGAATGGCAATATCTTTGATTCTTAGACTGCTGGTGGAATAAAATCTGAAGACGTCACTTTGAGCTGTAAAATCTACTGACACGCAGGGAACATCCTCAGCTCCTTAACAAGGTTTAAGAGCACAGGTTTAACCACTGCGTAGTCAAGTTGTTAGTTTTTAATGGGAAGTGTGTCCTTCAGATCTGTCTTTACTTCTATACAATATCAGCGTGAACTTATAGATTTCAtcatttctgtgaaaaaaaaaaaacttacacaGGGGTGATGTAATGTCAGGCAACACATGGTCTTGCAAGGCAATGGTTATGAATGgtgttgtttatttaatgttgatttggtaatttacagtatattaaaaCATCATGTCAGATGAATAATAGCGTTTTGTATGCTGATGAAATATTCTGTCAATCGAGTAATCTGGGAACTGGAGTGATTagtttattaatttattcaaACACATCTTGTAATATGTGGTATGGGATAGTAATAGGATATTGTTACTATAGTAGCTGTACAAGCCATGGGAGTTCCTTAAAAAGGATGTGGATCTGTGTGAGCTAAGGTAGGGGTAAATTAGGGAAAAATCAGTTTagtaaacaaaaaatgaaaagaaaaaccctcTTCATGTTGTAAAATAAGCACAAAATATTTTGATCATTCTCAGCAATTTCTAGAGgattatgaaaaaaataaaatgacatttttttaaataaaaatataaaaaatagtAGTGAGATCCCTGCATTTCCAAAAATATAGTAAATACGTAAGGCTTCATTTCAGGGAAGTATGTATAAAATGTACCAGGAAACATCTAGAATATTTCTATGCTGTTCAATTAAAGTGTCAGAATAGAagatatatttattatttatgcagTAGGTGATACTGTCATACAGTTGGTAGATTTGTGCATCAACTTAGTATAATCTGTTTCCTGCAGGCGTGCCTACACCCAGCTCAGAGGTTCTGCGACATACCCTGAACATGCTGGTGCGAGAGAGGAAGATCTACCCAACTCCAGAGGGCTACTTCATTGTCACTCCCCAGACCTACTTTATCACTCCCTCCCTCATCAGAACTAACAACAAGTGGTATCACCTGGACGATCGGCTACCAGAGCGCCAAccgcaacaacagcagcaacaacagcagcagcagcaacctcAGCAGTGCACTTCGCCTCAGTCTGGCAACGTCACACCATCTACACCAggctgcctgagagagagaccTCCTCGCAAGAATCACAATGACTCATACAATTCCTATCGTGAAGACCCCTCCAGACTTCACGCCTCTGCGCTCCAAAGCAAGTCACCAAAGGAGCACAGGGGAGATTCCTATCAAAGTAAGCCACCCAAGGATCACAACAGCGGGGAACCTCCACCGAGCACATCAGCCAAGGAGCACCGAGGAGAACCGCCTTCATATCCTTATCCCCCACTTCCCACCTCCCCTCCTGTCCAGCAGCAACCGCCGCCTCAAGATCCAGCCGACAAGAGCAAAAGCATCACTTCTTTCCCTTATAAAACTGACACTCTgaccaaaaagaaagaaggaagtggtGGCAGCGGAAGTGGCGAGAAGCAATCCAAAAGGTTTGGACTCAGGCTGTTCAGACTGAGTTTCAAGAAGGACAAAATGCGGCAGCTGGCCACCTTCTCAGCCCAGTTCCCCCCAGAGGAGTGGCCTCTTCGTGACGAGGATGTTCCAACCACGCCCATTCCCCGCGAGGTGGAGATGGAGATTATCCGCCGAATCAACCCTGACCTAACAGTGGAGAATGTGGCAAGGCACACAGCTGTGATGAAGAGGCTGGAGGAAGAGCGTACACAGAAGAACAAGGCGGGGTCTTCGGCCCAGCACAGTGCACgcagcaggagggggaggggccaCCGGAGGGCTCCACATGGTAAGTCCCGTTCTCATAGCAAACCCAGGACCTCTAGGGGAGACCCATCTGAGGGTTCAAACTGGGACCTCGTGTTCATGGAAAGAGATTACCGCTTCTTTAGCCACTCGTTAGTACGCTCTCCTCGGGAGGCCATGTACACCTTAGAGCGCAGGCGAAGTGGAGGTGCAACATACCTGGTCCACAGCAACCCCAACATTACGGAATCGTACTGCCCTGTTACCCCTGAGTGGGACGTATCTGGGGAGCTGGCCAAGAGACGGACGGAGATGCCCTTCCCCGAGCCGTCACGTGGAACGTGCCAGTCGAGAGTGCAAAGAAGTCACAGTCACAATCAGGACAGGAAGTCGCGTCACGAGAGGTCAGATCAAGCTAAAGAACGATCTCGGTCCATGGACAACTCCCTCAAAGGCCTGTCAC is a window of Toxotes jaculatrix isolate fToxJac2 chromosome 4, fToxJac2.pri, whole genome shotgun sequence DNA encoding:
- the stox2a gene encoding storkhead-box protein 2 isoform X3, whose protein sequence is MSPISQSQFIPLGEILCLAISAMNSAHKPVNQEALVEHLTASFPGVPTPSSEVLRHTLNMLVRERKIYPTPEGYFIVTPQTYFITPSLIRTNNKWYHLDDRLPERQPQQQQQQQQQQQPQQCTSPQSGNVTPSTPGCLRERPPRKNHNDSYNSYREDPSRLHASALQSKSPKEHRGDSYQSKPPKDHNSGEPPPSTSAKEHRGEPPSYPYPPLPTSPPVQQQPPPQDPADKSKSITSFPYKTDTLTKKKEGSGGSGSGEKQSKRFGLRLFRLSFKKDKMRQLATFSAQFPPEEWPLRDEDVPTTPIPREVEMEIIRRINPDLTVENVARHTAVMKRLEEERTQKNKAGSSAQHSARSRRGRGHRRAPHGKSRSHSKPRTSRGDPSEGSNWDLVFMERDYRFFSHSLVRSPREAMYTLERRRSGGATYLVHSNPNITESYCPVTPEWDVSGELAKRRTEMPFPEPSRGTCQSRVQRSHSHNQDRKSRHERSDQAKERSRSMDNSLKGLSLGAPEDFEPSLEERSHYYTDDGTLRATQKSSHYSRIMFSAAKFHSDFNVPDLGKGSLDESRIRSTMERNKSRDSLPTYNELMGLSPKPSTDEYFQCNTSNETILTAPSPQAKSEYDTLTSTGGLRKGSPADRQTPHLTSPHTMEYKEDLSAAKGQNGSVRLTPSQTPEPVQNARLTPHQHNVDPGGGGGGMVIKRKEIFSKDTLFKPPHNALSTGYVDSSYTKSGTLRKASHAKSTEALDNPEPQQPSNSATSSASPAVLPGCLEPTVPSASFDYYNVSDDEEEEEAEEDSHKELATTEDNKDHGEGGGNGGGSGGGGEGTMQWLLEREKDHDLQRKLETNLTLLSPKETENSSSQKSAHSARLDSMDSSSVTVDSGFNSPRTRESLASNTSSIVESNRRQNPALSPGHIGTSSIGLPFSFRAIPEPPTTQPEKLQKSSNCLASITSV